The following proteins come from a genomic window of Bacillales bacterium:
- the plsY gene encoding glycerol-3-phosphate 1-O-acyltransferase PlsY: MTLIISIVLAYLLGAISFSYLITKLLLRDDIRKHGSGNAGATNTLRVLGVFPAVLVLLLDVFKGVLAIWIAGWIGGGELAAAAAGLMAIVGHNWPIYYGFRGGKGVATTIGVFATLFLFPALSVGAFAIFLIVITRFVSLGSLCFVVLAPICALFFGDVPAVYAYVGLIIAMLSIWRHRSNIQRLLNGTENKIGKKGS, from the coding sequence ATGACTCTTATCATTTCGATCGTATTGGCTTATTTGCTCGGTGCGATCAGTTTCAGCTATTTGATTACGAAACTTTTGTTGCGGGACGATATTCGTAAACACGGCAGCGGAAACGCGGGGGCAACGAACACGCTTCGCGTACTTGGCGTCTTCCCTGCCGTATTGGTTTTGCTGCTCGACGTGTTCAAAGGCGTATTGGCGATCTGGATCGCCGGTTGGATCGGCGGCGGTGAGCTCGCCGCGGCGGCAGCCGGATTGATGGCGATCGTCGGCCATAACTGGCCGATATATTACGGTTTTCGCGGCGGCAAAGGAGTGGCGACGACGATCGGTGTCTTCGCGACGCTGTTTTTGTTTCCCGCATTATCGGTCGGCGCTTTCGCAATTTTTTTAATCGTTATTACGCGCTTCGTATCGCTCGGTTCCTTATGTTTCGTTGTATTGGCGCCGATCTGCGCTTTATTTTTCGGCGATGTTCCCGCCGTTTATGCTTATGTCGGACTCATCATTGCAATGCTTTCCATATGGCGGCATCGCTCGAACATTCAACGGCTTTTGAACGGGACAGAAAACAAAATCGGAAAGAAGGGATCCTAA